A genomic window from Caloramator mitchellensis includes:
- a CDS encoding type II secretion system F family protein, with protein sequence MAIILFIVFLAVFLLTAAILIIIYGRQKPIDKLKYFEEDFVEEKKSLKKERISLIKILSNLVPDFKFNKKNIRKTELELIRADVPLTFEELLVIKLLSTFVIVFLIYSITRDLLLSSFTMVIVWNIPSLIILKRKNDRFKMFDSQLTEAIVIISNSLKAGYSFLQALSVVSEQIKEPLGKEFKRLLKEMSLGMPEEEAFRSLQQRVVSEDLNLLINALLIQKDIGGNLSEILDNISETIRERQKIKNELKTLTAQGKLSGLIIGLMPVFLGLVIYAFNKEYIMLLFTTRIGIFMIIASIISEFIGLLFIRKIINIEV encoded by the coding sequence ATGGCAATTATACTTTTTATCGTTTTTCTTGCGGTGTTTTTATTGACAGCTGCAATTTTGATTATTATATACGGAAGGCAAAAGCCTATAGATAAATTGAAATATTTCGAAGAAGACTTTGTTGAGGAAAAAAAGAGCCTAAAGAAGGAAAGGATAAGCTTAATTAAAATTCTTTCCAATTTGGTCCCTGATTTTAAATTTAACAAGAAGAATATTAGAAAAACTGAGCTTGAACTTATAAGGGCAGACGTTCCCTTGACATTTGAGGAGCTTTTAGTTATTAAACTTTTATCGACATTTGTTATTGTGTTTTTAATTTACAGCATAACAAGGGATTTGCTCTTGTCATCCTTTACTATGGTTATAGTTTGGAATATTCCTTCTCTAATCATATTAAAGCGAAAGAACGACAGATTTAAGATGTTCGACAGCCAATTAACAGAAGCTATCGTCATTATTTCAAATTCACTAAAGGCAGGATACTCATTTTTACAAGCATTATCTGTAGTAAGCGAGCAGATAAAGGAACCTCTTGGAAAGGAATTTAAAAGGCTTTTAAAGGAGATGAGCCTTGGTATGCCAGAAGAAGAAGCTTTTAGAAGCCTTCAGCAGAGAGTTGTTTCAGAGGATTTAAATTTATTAATAAACGCTCTTTTAATTCAAAAGGACATTGGAGGGAATCTTTCGGAGATACTTGATAATATATCTGAAACCATAAGAGAAAGGCAAAAGATAAAAAACGAATTAAAAACTCTTACGGCACAGGGCAAACTTTCAGGGCTTATTATAGGCTTAATGCCTGTATTCTTAGGTCTTGTAATATATGCATTTAATAAGGAATATATAATGCTTTTGTTCACTACAAGGATAGGAATATTTATGATAATTGCATCTATTATTAGTGAATTCATTGGGCTTTTGTTCATTAGAAAAATAATAAATATCGAAGTATAG
- a CDS encoding CpaF family protein has translation MSLIKRLEAINIDKKQNKNEKEIDPYLELKTKIQNKVIEELDIDFKEISEQNEELIQKINSILTKHIEEESLNLTNNQKKKIREELIDEIIGFGPITPFLKDSSVTEIMVNGPSKIYVERHGKLTLTDAKFKNDDHVMHVIKKIVSPLGRRIDESSPMVDARLPNGSRVNAIIPPLAIDGPSITIRKFSEDPFTVDDLISFGTMTSKMAEFLKSCVQGRLNIVVSGGTGSGKTTTLNVLSSFIPNEERIITIEDAAELQLSQEHVVRLETRPANLEGKGEITIRDLVKNSLRMRPDRIVVGEVRSGEALDMLQAMNTGHDGSLTTGHANSPRDMLSRLETMVLMSGMNLPVKAIRDQIASAIDLIIQQSRLMDGSRKITHITEVQGMEGDVIILQDIFRYEQRGLDNKGKVKGEFIFTGVMPKFMQKLKEKGIIIPSEIFQ, from the coding sequence ATGTCTTTAATTAAAAGATTAGAAGCAATAAACATAGATAAGAAGCAGAACAAAAATGAAAAGGAAATCGACCCATATTTAGAATTAAAAACAAAGATTCAAAATAAGGTAATTGAGGAACTTGATATAGATTTTAAGGAAATATCAGAACAAAATGAAGAATTAATACAAAAGATTAATTCAATTTTAACTAAGCATATAGAAGAGGAATCGCTAAACTTAACTAATAACCAAAAGAAAAAGATTAGGGAAGAATTAATAGATGAGATAATTGGCTTTGGTCCAATTACACCTTTCTTAAAGGACAGCTCCGTTACTGAAATAATGGTAAATGGCCCATCAAAAATATATGTTGAAAGGCACGGTAAACTAACTTTAACCGATGCAAAATTTAAAAATGATGATCACGTTATGCACGTAATCAAAAAAATCGTTTCCCCCTTAGGAAGAAGAATAGATGAAAGTTCTCCTATGGTTGATGCAAGATTACCGAATGGTTCAAGAGTTAATGCCATAATTCCCCCTCTTGCAATAGATGGGCCGTCCATTACAATCAGAAAATTTTCGGAGGATCCTTTTACAGTTGATGATTTAATAAGTTTTGGGACAATGACATCTAAAATGGCAGAGTTTTTGAAGTCCTGCGTTCAGGGAAGGCTGAATATTGTTGTATCAGGTGGAACAGGAAGTGGTAAGACGACTACTTTGAACGTTTTATCATCTTTTATTCCAAACGAGGAAAGAATTATAACGATAGAAGATGCAGCAGAATTGCAGCTATCGCAGGAGCATGTTGTAAGGCTGGAAACAAGGCCGGCTAATCTTGAAGGTAAAGGTGAGATAACAATAAGAGATCTTGTGAAAAACAGCCTTAGAATGAGGCCGGACAGAATAGTAGTCGGTGAAGTAAGAAGCGGTGAGGCGCTCGATATGCTTCAGGCAATGAATACAGGCCACGATGGCTCGCTAACCACAGGTCATGCCAATTCGCCTAGGGATATGCTATCAAGACTTGAGACAATGGTTTTGATGTCGGGTATGAATCTACCTGTAAAGGCAATTAGAGACCAGATTGCATCTGCTATAGATTTAATAATTCAGCAGTCAAGACTCATGGACGGGAGTAGAAAAATTACCCATATAACAGAAGTTCAGGGTATGGAAGGCGATGTAATAATACTTCAGGATATATTCAGGTATGAACAAAGAGGACTTGATAATAAGGGCAAGGTAAAGGGAGAATTTATTTTTACAGGAGTTATGCCAAAGTTTATGCAAAAACTTAAGGAAAAGGGAATTATAATCCCATCTGAAATATTTCAGTAA
- a CDS encoding AAA family ATPase, which translates to MKIKVLIADDIKETRDIIKKILLLEDEFEIVGEACDGEETLRLIPKLKPDVVLMDINMPVLNGLEATERITKLYPNVIVIIMSVQGESEYLKKAMFYGAKEYIIKPFNYESLIETIKVTYERYKDILSKLNVEEEIRDGKIVTFFSSKGGVGKTVLAVNSAVEFSKTKKTILIDMDLMFGDVSLMVDGANHKTILDTIDDEQLDSYNSLKPYIFGYKENLDILFAPKKPESAEYIGKDSVEKIFKIIKRHYDLIIVDTGINFNDTTLYVLDNSDYILLISTMDIISLKNTKLGLSVMKSLGYDNKKVKIVINRFNTDYGINKGDVEDVFKENIFASIPDDEKTVLPSINNGKPFMDNNKLIKSKLAKAIETLCKTLEV; encoded by the coding sequence ATGAAGATTAAAGTATTAATTGCAGATGATATAAAGGAAACAAGGGACATAATTAAAAAGATTCTTCTTTTGGAGGATGAATTTGAAATAGTAGGGGAAGCCTGTGATGGTGAAGAAACTTTAAGGCTTATACCTAAGCTTAAGCCGGATGTTGTTTTGATGGATATAAACATGCCTGTTTTAAACGGGCTTGAAGCAACAGAAAGGATTACAAAATTATATCCAAATGTAATTGTAATCATTATGTCAGTTCAGGGAGAAAGCGAATACCTAAAAAAAGCCATGTTCTATGGTGCTAAAGAATATATTATAAAACCATTTAACTATGAATCGCTTATCGAAACAATTAAAGTAACCTACGAAAGATATAAGGATATACTTTCAAAACTGAATGTCGAGGAAGAGATTAGGGATGGAAAAATAGTGACTTTTTTTAGCTCAAAAGGCGGAGTTGGGAAAACAGTCCTTGCTGTTAACAGCGCAGTAGAGTTTAGCAAGACTAAGAAGACTATTCTAATTGACATGGATTTGATGTTCGGTGATGTATCCCTAATGGTTGACGGAGCAAATCATAAGACTATTCTTGATACTATAGATGATGAACAGCTTGATTCCTATAACAGCTTAAAGCCCTATATATTCGGCTACAAGGAGAACCTTGATATTTTATTTGCTCCTAAAAAACCAGAATCGGCTGAATATATTGGAAAGGATAGCGTGGAGAAAATATTTAAAATCATTAAAAGGCACTACGATTTGATAATAGTGGATACTGGAATAAATTTTAACGACACTACATTATACGTTCTTGATAATTCAGACTATATATTGTTGATTTCGACGATGGATATAATTTCGCTGAAAAACACAAAGCTTGGGCTTTCGGTCATGAAATCGTTAGGATATGATAATAAAAAAGTAAAGATAGTCATCAACAGATTCAACACAGACTATGGAATAAACAAGGGAGACGTTGAAGATGTATTTAAGGAAAATATATTTGCAAGCATTCCAGATGATGAGAAGACAGTTTTGCCATCTATAAACAATGGAAAACCGTTTATGGACAACAATAAACTGATAAAATCAAAACTGGCAAAGGCAATTGAAACACTGTGTAAGACGCTGGAGGTTTAG
- the cpaB gene encoding Flp pilus assembly protein CpaB, which translates to MKGIAKKLIIVSFILSIMATASVYYYLNSLKNNKKEEMVNIIAAQVSIPKGTVIQKDMLKEVEISKDALLDSFITDYSHIVGKFAKENIVKDEIIIKEKLQSENINELSFQIDENKRAVSMNVTGDTGVSYLIKPGDYVDVIVFLQEKREANKLIRPEIAKMILQNVKVLAVDRNLSRENSPKDDGKVPTNFFVTLEVPANDVEKLVLAGDIGVVKLALRSVKDDKIINTNGTIDSDLLKGSSGTSSTNTKTKYIYYKVKKGDTLRNISRAFYGVPDNYALLKEINKIKDENIIVPGMVIKIPVAFE; encoded by the coding sequence ATGAAGGGAATAGCAAAAAAACTGATTATAGTATCCTTTATCCTATCTATTATGGCAACAGCTTCAGTATATTATTACCTAAACTCTCTAAAGAACAACAAGAAAGAAGAAATGGTAAATATAATTGCTGCACAGGTTTCGATTCCAAAAGGAACAGTGATTCAAAAAGACATGCTAAAGGAAGTTGAAATATCTAAGGATGCTCTTTTAGATAGTTTCATCACGGACTATTCTCATATTGTTGGAAAATTTGCAAAGGAAAACATAGTTAAGGATGAGATTATAATCAAGGAAAAACTACAGAGCGAAAATATAAACGAGTTAAGTTTTCAGATAGATGAAAATAAAAGAGCAGTTTCAATGAATGTAACAGGTGATACTGGAGTTTCATATCTAATAAAACCTGGAGATTATGTTGATGTGATTGTTTTCTTACAAGAAAAAAGGGAAGCTAATAAATTAATAAGGCCCGAGATAGCAAAGATGATACTCCAAAACGTAAAGGTATTAGCTGTTGATAGAAACCTTTCGAGGGAAAATAGTCCAAAGGACGATGGGAAGGTTCCTACAAACTTTTTTGTTACATTGGAGGTCCCAGCAAACGATGTTGAAAAATTAGTCCTTGCAGGAGATATAGGAGTTGTAAAACTTGCATTAAGGTCTGTTAAGGATGATAAGATTATAAATACGAATGGAACTATTGATTCCGACCTATTAAAAGGCTCATCAGGAACAAGTAGCACTAATACAAAGACCAAATACATTTACTACAAGGTAAAAAAGGGAGATACATTGAGAAATATAAGCAGGGCATTCTATGGCGTTCCTGATAATTATGCACTTTTAAAGGAAATAAACAAAATAAAGGATGAAAACATAATCGTTCCAGGTATGGTGATAAAAATTCCGGTCGCCTTTGAATAG
- a CDS encoding pilus assembly protein TadG-related protein — protein sequence MKRKGNAAILVAIGMTALLGFSAYVIDIGIIYGEKIKLENAVDAAALSAALELPTNPQSAYEIAMEYLEKNGAEVGKSEILIAENNKSIEIRSQKEVKHFFAQIMGINKSIVNAKSKAIIGPARSVNGGIRPFAVVAYDYHYGDLVVLKEDAGDGYHGNYGVLAMGGQGAAVFRNNALYGYNGKISVGDWIDTEPGNMAGVVNELRNLINSEQSTFQNFTRDSIRIWTLPLVNTLEVDGRKKVQVVGFAKFYVEDVYKKSGKAEITGRFIRYVDRAEIDLSLNDTGLYGAKLTR from the coding sequence ATGAAAAGAAAGGGAAACGCAGCGATACTAGTTGCAATAGGAATGACAGCACTTTTGGGATTTTCAGCCTATGTTATAGATATTGGGATAATTTATGGAGAAAAAATTAAACTTGAGAATGCTGTTGACGCAGCGGCATTATCTGCAGCACTAGAACTTCCTACTAACCCTCAAAGTGCTTATGAAATTGCAATGGAATATCTTGAAAAAAACGGTGCAGAAGTTGGAAAATCTGAAATATTAATTGCTGAAAACAACAAAAGCATTGAGATACGCTCTCAAAAAGAAGTAAAGCACTTCTTTGCACAAATTATGGGAATAAATAAAAGCATTGTTAATGCAAAATCAAAGGCAATAATTGGACCAGCAAGGTCTGTAAATGGCGGAATAAGACCATTTGCAGTTGTAGCTTATGATTATCACTATGGAGACTTAGTAGTTTTAAAGGAAGATGCTGGGGATGGATATCACGGAAATTATGGAGTTTTAGCAATGGGGGGACAAGGAGCAGCAGTTTTTAGGAATAATGCACTATATGGATATAACGGAAAGATAAGCGTTGGAGATTGGATAGATACAGAACCTGGTAATATGGCTGGGGTTGTAAATGAACTTAGGAATTTAATAAATTCAGAACAAAGCACATTCCAAAATTTTACCAGGGACTCAATTAGGATTTGGACATTGCCACTTGTTAATACCCTTGAGGTTGATGGAAGAAAGAAGGTCCAGGTGGTTGGTTTTGCAAAATTCTATGTTGAGGATGTTTATAAAAAATCAGGTAAGGCAGAAATCACAGGAAGGTTTATAAGATATGTAGATAGGGCTGAAATAGATTTGAGTCTTAATGATACAGGGCTTTATGGTGCAAAACTTACAAGGTAG
- a CDS encoding TadE/TadG family type IV pilus assembly protein → MKNKGQALVEFAIILPILIFIIAGIIEFGMMLNSYLTIQNASREGARYGIMGANDSEIIQIVRNISPNLDDSKLGIEITPGEGSRKSGDTINVKVIYDYELIVPVISNLLGNNIELKAETSMRVE, encoded by the coding sequence ATGAAAAATAAAGGCCAGGCTTTAGTTGAATTTGCAATTATACTTCCAATTTTGATATTTATAATAGCTGGAATTATAGAATTTGGTATGATGCTCAATTCCTATTTAACAATACAAAACGCCTCAAGGGAAGGGGCAAGATATGGAATTATGGGTGCTAACGACAGCGAGATAATTCAGATAGTTCGCAACATATCACCAAATCTGGATGACTCTAAGCTTGGAATAGAAATAACGCCTGGTGAAGGCAGTAGAAAATCAGGCGATACTATAAACGTTAAAGTAATCTATGACTATGAATTAATTGTCCCTGTAATTAGCAATCTATTGGGCAACAATATTGAGCTCAAAGCTGAAACATCAATGAGGGTTGAATGA
- a CDS encoding Flp family type IVb pilin, with translation MLRSLLTFMALNKKQKGQGMVEYGLIIALVAVVAIAGLILLGPKLKTLFEGINGNL, from the coding sequence ATGCTAAGAAGTTTGCTTACCTTCATGGCTCTAAATAAAAAGCAAAAGGGACAAGGTATGGTGGAATATGGGTTAATAATCGCGCTGGTAGCTGTTGTAGCTATTGCAGGATTGATTCTTTTGGGACCTAAACTAAAGACTTTGTTTGAGGGCATAAATGGAAACCTATAA